Below is a window of Euzebyales bacterium DNA.
CCCGGATCGCGGGGGTCACGCGCCCGTGCGGAGCTGCGATCCGCCGCCGCCACGACCGTCGGGGTCGGCAGTGGCCATCCTGCCGGGCACGGACGCCGTGGCCAGGCGGCGCAGCAGGGTCGAACCATCGTTCGCGGCGAGGTCGAGCAGCCGGGGGTCGCGGGCACCGCGGGACCGCGCGATCTCGAGCCGGAGGGTGGCGAGCTGCCGCCGGCGCTGGAACGGTGAGCTCGTCAGCCGGACGCTCTGCAGCGCGGCCGCAGGCGTGACGCTGAGGCGCTGGACGAGCCATCCGGATCGCGCGACGACCGCGTCGCCGTGCGTGGCCCACCCCAGCGCGCGATAGGACGCCAGAGCGGCCGGCACGACGAGCGCCGCGGTCGAGAGGCCGACCAGGCCGAGGGGCCACCCGACCGGGACCAGCGTGGCGCCCGTCACGACGACTGTCGCGAGCGCCGCGCGTACCAGGCGCCGGTCGCGGGCACCCCGTGGCATCGGCGTCAGCGTCACCGCGTCGACGTCGGCGATGTCGAGCAGCTCGCCGACGAGCCGCAGTGCCTCGTCGCGGCTGCCGATCGGCAGCAGCGTGCTCGTCATGTCGGCGTCGTCACCCGCCCGGCCGGCGATGACCATCTTCACCGCGGCCAGGCCCAACGCCCGCCGCAGCACGTTCTGCTCGACGGTCAGGCTCTGCACCCTCGCGATCGGCACCGTGTCGCGGCGCTCGTCGAGCACCCCCCGGTGAACGCGCAGCAGCTCGCGGTCGCGGCGGACGGTGAAGTCCCAGTAGACGACCGCGGTCGCCAGCACCGACAGCACGAAGGCCACCACGATCCCGAGCACGGCGAGCCCGAGTGCCGCGATCAGCCCGAGCCGCTCGGGCGCGGACAGCGCCGCCTCGGTCAGCTGCTCGCCGAACGCCTGCTGGGCCACGCCGATGATCGCGGCGGCGACGCCGACCCGCCCGCCGGTCAGCCCCGCGAGCAGCAGGTGGCGCGGTGAGCAGTGGGCGAGCACCGTCCCGGGTGGGGTGTCGGCGACGGCGGCATGGGCGGGGGAGCCGTCCACCCCGGAAGGCGTCGCCATGGCCGTGGTGGGGTGGTCGGCGCGCTGGAGCAGCGCGTGCTGGACGCGCCGAGCGAGCTCGACGTCGAGAGCGTCGAGCTGGCCCTCGGTCTCGGACCCGCCGATGGCCTCGACGCGCAGGCCGACGACCCCAAACGCGCGGTGCTGGATCTTGCGCACGGTCTGGACCGCCTGGATGCGCGCGACGGGGATCACCCGCCGCCGACGCTGGAACAGGCCGCGCTCGATGACGAGCTGCCCGGGCTCGATCCTCCAGGTGAAGCGCAGCCATCGCACCCACGCGCCGACCCCGACCAGGACGAGGACGATCAGTCCGAAGGTGCGCTCGATGGTGTTCGAGGCGATCACGACAACAGCGAGCGCGCCCAGGCTGCGCAGGAGCCACACGGCGATGACGCTCGGGTGCAGACGGCCGCCGAGCCCGGGTGCCTCGGGAGACCCGGCCGCGTCGTCGGTGGTCGTCGGTCCCGTGGCCGGCGCATCGTCAGACATCGCGTGCCGAGGTCCGCACGTGGGCCAGGCGCTCACGCAGGGCCTCGGCCTCGTCAGACGCCAGGCCCGGCAGTTGGCCGGAGGTCCCCGGTGCGGCGGTGTGGACGATCAGCTGCGCCAGACCGAACATGCGGTCCAGCGGTCCCTGCGTGGTGTCGACGAACTGCAGCCGGGTGTAGGGGATGACGCTGGTGCTGCGCCAGATGACGCCCCGGCGGATCCACAGGTCGTCGTCCCGCAAGGCGAACCGCCACCGACGGTAGCGTAGCCAGGGCATGACGACGGCGAGCGGCGTGCCGAACACGAACACCACCAGGGCGGGCAGTCCACCCCAGCCGTCGTTCAGCAGGAGGCCGGCCGCCAGGGCTGCGAGCAGCACGATCACCAGCACCAGTGCGCTGGCCGTCCACCACAGCAGACGGACGCGCGGATCCAGCGGACGCAGGGCGACGGTGGCGTCGTCGTGCGGCGCTGTCATCACACTCCGCGCAGGTTGCGGCGCCTGATGGGGACCTTCATACTGTCGTTCCATCCGCCCCCCTAGCTCAGTCGGCAGAGCGTCTCCATGGTAAGGAGAAGGTCAACGGTTCGATTCCGTTGGGGGGCTCGGCCTGGCACGGTGGCACGCGGATCGCGACGCCGCCCACCGGGCCGACGACCCGGATGTGCAGGTCCTCCCGGCGGCGTAGCTCAGAGGTAGAGCAAGCGGCTC
It encodes the following:
- a CDS encoding PH domain-containing protein; its protein translation is MTAPHDDATVALRPLDPRVRLLWWTASALVLVIVLLAALAAGLLLNDGWGGLPALVVFVFGTPLAVVMPWLRYRRWRFALRDDDLWIRRGVIWRSTSVIPYTRLQFVDTTQGPLDRMFGLAQLIVHTAAPGTSGQLPGLASDEAEALRERLAHVRTSARDV
- a CDS encoding PH domain-containing protein, with translation MSDDAPATGPTTTDDAAGSPEAPGLGGRLHPSVIAVWLLRSLGALAVVVIASNTIERTFGLIVLVLVGVGAWVRWLRFTWRIEPGQLVIERGLFQRRRRVIPVARIQAVQTVRKIQHRAFGVVGLRVEAIGGSETEGQLDALDVELARRVQHALLQRADHPTTAMATPSGVDGSPAHAAVADTPPGTVLAHCSPRHLLLAGLTGGRVGVAAAIIGVAQQAFGEQLTEAALSAPERLGLIAALGLAVLGIVVAFVLSVLATAVVYWDFTVRRDRELLRVHRGVLDERRDTVPIARVQSLTVEQNVLRRALGLAAVKMVIAGRAGDDADMTSTLLPIGSRDEALRLVGELLDIADVDAVTLTPMPRGARDRRLVRAALATVVVTGATLVPVGWPLGLVGLSTAALVVPAALASYRALGWATHGDAVVARSGWLVQRLSVTPAAALQSVRLTSSPFQRRRQLATLRLEIARSRGARDPRLLDLAANDGSTLLRRLATASVPGRMATADPDGRGGGGSQLRTGA